The nucleotide sequence GGCAACGGTCATCGCGTTTTTCTTCGATTGCTGGATTTGATCCAGCACCGTTTCTCGGTTTAAAGCGTACAGGTGGGTGGTGGCGTATGACTCGTTCATCAGTACCAGAAGTACGTGAGTCCAATCCCCTGCGGCATTGATCGAGCCGATCCGAGGCGCACTCTTAGCACCGCCAAATAAGGCGCGGCTTTTGATTTGAAAACGGAAGTTTTGGTCAGTGGACACCAGATCAATGCCGGCTATGCCTTCGGCGACTTCGTGCAGATTAAGCAATCGCGCTGCATCGTACAGCGCGATCTCGGACCCGACCGGCAGCGATTTGCCAGTCGATTCTCGAAAGTCACTGGCCAACTGACGGGCTTGCTCCATCAGCAGGTCGATTTTATAGGGTTGGCCTACCGGGACATCGCTCATACACGGATGATAACCCGCACGTGCGCCATGTCCACGACCCAATGTGCGTCGCCGGGCTAGGCCGTAACTTCCAGCGCACCAAACACGCGCGAGCGAATCGCATCAACGCTGCCGACACCCTCGACACGAACCAAGTCCGGCGCATCCGCCGGCTGGTCAACGCCCCAACGCGTGTAAAAATTGACCAGCGGCGCGGTTTGGCTGTGGTACACCGACAAACGCTTGCGGACCGTGTCCTCATGGTCGTCTTCGCGCTGAATCAAAGCGTCCCCAGTGACGTCGTCCCGGTCTTCAACCTTCGGCGGATTAAACACAACGTGATAAGTACGCCCCGAACCCGGGTGCACGCGGCGCCCACTCATACGACTAACGATTTCTTCGTCTTCGACATGAATTTCAATCACTTTATCAATCGCCACACCGTTTTCACGCAGCGCCTCGGCCTGCGGAATCGTCCGCGGGAAACCGTCAAATAGGCAGCCATTGGCACAATCCGCCTCGAGCAAGCGGTCTTTGACCAGACCGATGATGATGTCGTCCGACACCAGCCCACCGGCGTCCATAATCTTTTTGGCAGCGACGCCCAGTGCACTGCCGGCCTTGACCGCCGCACGCAGCATGTCGCCGGTTGAAATCTGCGGAATGTCGAACTTTTCACAGATAAATTGAGCTTGCGTGCCCTTTCCTGCGCCCGGCGCGCCTAGCAAAATGATTCTCATGGGTCGTGGTGCTCCTAAAATAATGACGTAAACATACCCCCTGCCCGCGCAACCTCAAGTCAACTTTGGGCGGGGGTCCTGGCTTATCCTGTGTTGCGCATACCCGCAGCGATGCCGGCCATTGAGACCATCAAGGCGCGCTCCGTAGCACGCCCCGGGTTACCGTCGGCTTGACGCGCACGCAGCATTAACTCGGCCTGCAAAAAGTGCAGCGGATCGGTGTACGGATCGCGCACCGCCAACGAGCGGGCAATTGAGGGCACGGTATCGAGTAGCGCCGGCTGTTGCTTAATGTCATTGATGACGGTGATGACATGAGCCAAGCGATCACGCAGCTGTTGACCCAATGTCAACGACGAATCGTTGGTGCACAGGCGCTCCTCGTAGTAAGCGGCGATGTCGCTGTCGGTTTTCGCCAGCACCATTTCGAGCATATCGACGTAGACGCGGAAGAACGGCCAATCGCGCACCATGTCGCGAATGCGCTCGGCATCATCGCCCTCCATGGCACGGCCCAAGGCCTCATCGCTGCCCAACCACGCCGGCAACATCAGGCGGATCTGCATCCATGCAAAAATCCAAGGAATGGCGCGCAGCGATTCAACACCACCACCGGCCTTGCGCTTGGCGGGGCGCGAGCCGAGCGGCAACCGCGCCAACTCACCTTCCGGGGTGATTTCACGGAAGTACGGGACAAACTCGGGGTTGCCACGGATCACGCCACGGTAGGCCTCGACGCCTTCTTTGGCCAACCGTTCAATCAGCGCACGGTGCGCAGGTTGAGGTGCCGGACCCGGTTCCATGGTGGCCTCTAACATCGCGCCCAGGTAAAGCTCCAAGGTTTGACAAGCGATCTCGGGCAACCCAAATTTGTAGCGAATCATCTCGCCCTGTTCGGTCACCCGGATGGCGCCCATGACGCTGCCCGGAGGCTGCGCCAAAATTGCTTGGTGTGACGGCCCGCCGCCACGACCGACCGTGCCGCCACGGCCATGAAACAGGGTTAAGTGGGTGGTATTCAGGCGGCACACTTCGGCCAGTTTTTCCTGGGCCTGATACTGCGCCCAGGTCGCCGCTAGGGTACCGGCGTCTTTGGCGCTGTCGCTGTACCCGATCATGACTTCCTGGCGCGCACCGATGCTGTCTCGGTACCAGGCATTTGCCAACAGTTGGTTGATGACGCTCGGCGCGCGTTCCAGATCGTCCAGGGTTTCGAACAGCGGCGCCACCGGCACTGAGTGGACGACACCGCATTCTTTCAGCAGCAACTTCACCGCCAACACGTCGGATGGCTGACGTGCCATCGAAATCACGTAGCTGTGGATCGCATCGGCATGCGAATCGGCGACCACACGGCAAGTTTCCAGGACCTCGTAGGTGTCGTCACTGCCGCGCCAGTTGGGCG is from Litorivicinus lipolyticus and encodes:
- the adk gene encoding adenylate kinase, with translation MRIILLGAPGAGKGTQAQFICEKFDIPQISTGDMLRAAVKAGSALGVAAKKIMDAGGLVSDDIIIGLVKDRLLEADCANGCLFDGFPRTIPQAEALRENGVAIDKVIEIHVEDEEIVSRMSGRRVHPGSGRTYHVVFNPPKVEDRDDVTGDALIQREDDHEDTVRKRLSVYHSQTAPLVNFYTRWGVDQPADAPDLVRVEGVGSVDAIRSRVFGALEVTA
- the ppc gene encoding phosphoenolpyruvate carboxylase, whose product is MSPALRDDVRQLGDALGHAMAEHLGQPFLDQIESIRSLAKQGRAGDKAARTALQQTLQELDGDDLVQVARAFTQFLNLANIAEQHHRVRYHRQNTAEDGLLLGEDSIRAAMTRLMDQGHSGAEIAEAIPKLSIDLVLTAHPTEVVRRSLIQKYEGIAECLGALDGGDLSPREANHQRRRLQRLIAECWHTNEIRGQRPTPVDEARWGFAVIENSLWNAVPDVLRDISTHMQATTGHPLPIDASVFKFSSWMGGDRDGNPNVTARVTREVLGLARWMAADLFEGDINRLIQDLSMDACNDEMRAQVGDQREPYRVFLRPLRQQMRDIRSEIEAIRDGKPVSVCSNLRSKAAILEPLTLCYRSLHERGMGVIADGYLLDTIRRAATFGPNLVMLDIRQESDRHTQALAELCEFVGLGDYRAWDEDKKQAFLLGELQSNRPLLPPNWRGSDDTYEVLETCRVVADSHADAIHSYVISMARQPSDVLAVKLLLKECGVVHSVPVAPLFETLDDLERAPSVINQLLANAWYRDSIGARQEVMIGYSDSAKDAGTLAATWAQYQAQEKLAEVCRLNTTHLTLFHGRGGTVGRGGGPSHQAILAQPPGSVMGAIRVTEQGEMIRYKFGLPEIACQTLELYLGAMLEATMEPGPAPQPAHRALIERLAKEGVEAYRGVIRGNPEFVPYFREITPEGELARLPLGSRPAKRKAGGGVESLRAIPWIFAWMQIRLMLPAWLGSDEALGRAMEGDDAERIRDMVRDWPFFRVYVDMLEMVLAKTDSDIAAYYEERLCTNDSSLTLGQQLRDRLAHVITVINDIKQQPALLDTVPSIARSLAVRDPYTDPLHFLQAELMLRARQADGNPGRATERALMVSMAGIAAGMRNTG